A single genomic interval of Vairimorpha necatrix chromosome 5, complete sequence harbors:
- a CDS encoding putative SP-containing protein, with translation MMFLSNFIVHFCSDTPLEKSDILFNNDIKTKEESKSINDGSKKYLHSEMDDIPLKKNQKIDLDFYYKVCRDYFAIITQHHEVKRKLDDLISNEKDIPQSFFFSQFSLSLFHYFHGRKPKENCLSVSSFLYSLAAHSLNLVFRLSGIKNFKEYINNREKIKYQILNSVDLKFDMSCENEISQLFNAHEYNEIFIMLNELNNDNHLRNRRNVPTFTTTRNLLVPDSVKKVYVGEPIQLTCRNGVCKPLKGISN, from the coding sequence CCACTTGAAAAGTCCGATATACTTTTTAACAACGATATCAAAACTAAGGAAGAATCCAAGTCAATAAATGATggttctaaaaaatatttacattcTGAAATGGACGATATTCCCCtgaaaaaaaaccaaaaaatCGATCTTGACTTTTACTATAAAGTTTGTAGAGATTATTTTGCAATTATTACTCAGCATCATGAAGTAAAAAGGAAACTCGATGATTTAATATCTAATGAAAAAGACATTCCCCAAtcctttttcttttctcaattttctctttctttatttcattattttcaCGGAAGAAAACCCAAAGAAAATTGTTTATCTGtttcatcttttttgtattcTTTGGCTGCTCATAGTTTAAATTTAGTATTTAGACTATCaggtataaaaaattttaaagagtatattaataacagggaaaagataaaatatcagATACTTAATAGTGTAGATCTGAAATTTGATATGAGTTGTGAAAACGAAATAAGTCAATTATTTAATGCCCATGAATACAATgagatatttataatgttgAATGAATTGAATAATGATAATCATTTACGGAATAGAAGAAATGTTCCGACCTTTACAACAacaagaaatttattagtACCCGATAGTGTTAAAAAGGTATACGTAGGAGAACCTATTCAATTAACTTGCAGAAACGGAGTTTGTAAGCCTCTAAAAGGTATTTCTAATTAA